In Kangiella profundi, one DNA window encodes the following:
- the rimP gene encoding ribosome maturation factor RimP: protein MARNADLENIIRPAVEAAGFEFWGLEYLSQGKHSILRVFIDHENGISVDDCAEVSHQVSGVLDVEDPIKGLYNLEISSPGMDRPLFNEQQFARYVGEDTEVKLSVPLNGRRKFKGTIEQVEAGILTLRVDGEVYEINCQQVDKAHLIPKF from the coding sequence ATGGCTAGAAATGCTGATTTAGAAAATATTATTCGCCCGGCAGTTGAAGCAGCTGGCTTTGAGTTCTGGGGTTTAGAGTACCTTTCTCAAGGCAAGCACTCGATACTGAGGGTGTTTATTGATCACGAAAATGGTATTTCAGTGGATGACTGTGCTGAAGTTAGCCATCAGGTGAGTGGCGTACTCGATGTAGAAGACCCTATTAAGGGACTGTACAACCTGGAGATTTCATCACCAGGAATGGATCGTCCATTGTTTAATGAGCAGCAATTTGCCCGCTATGTGGGTGAAGACACTGAAGTGAAACTGTCAGTGCCATTAAATGGCCGACGCAAGTTTAAAGGGACTATCGAGCAGGTTGAGGCGGGAATTTTGACGCTTCGAGTCGATGGTGAAGTTTATGAGATCAATTGCCAGCAAGTTGATAAAGCGCATTTGATCCCTAAGTTTTAG
- the nuoN gene encoding NADH-quinone oxidoreductase subunit NuoN has product MNIDLMPMLPELFLLTATCIVLLIDVFSKDLDRLQTYRLAQLSLMITGVMVIAQFPDLQYHLYQRHFILDPMAGIVKVSVIALSMVGMMFARPYILQRPILRGEYFILHLFAVLGMMVLAGGGSLLTLYLGLELLSLSLYALVAMHRHSTLASEAAVKYFVMGAIASGFLLYGMSMVYGVTGKIHITDIALYLETNQASLTLRFGLVFMVVAMAFKFGAVPFQMWVPDVYHGAPTSVTAFIASAPKIAAFALIIRILGYGFEQVLLDWQGMLIIMATLSIVIGNLVALAQDNIKRLLAYSAIAHVGYFLLGIIAGTGAGYSASFFYIITYAIMSLGGFGCLIYLAKGKSEVHLISELKGLGQRNPWGGLLISSLFLSMAGIPPFVGFWAKLEVIRAILEADLVWLAVLAALMSVVGLFYYLKVVKVIFFDSPDSEIKVKAERELRLALGITAVAVVALGLFPAQLLEVCRQAFQYL; this is encoded by the coding sequence ATGAACATTGATTTGATGCCGATGTTGCCGGAACTGTTTTTATTAACAGCAACCTGTATTGTGTTGCTGATAGATGTCTTTTCAAAAGACTTGGATCGTTTGCAAACTTATCGACTGGCGCAACTTAGCCTGATGATCACTGGTGTTATGGTCATTGCGCAGTTTCCTGACTTGCAGTACCACCTCTATCAACGCCATTTTATTCTCGACCCCATGGCGGGTATTGTTAAAGTCAGCGTAATTGCTTTAAGCATGGTTGGCATGATGTTTGCGCGCCCTTATATTTTGCAACGACCAATCTTGCGTGGCGAATATTTTATACTCCATCTATTTGCCGTTCTTGGCATGATGGTACTGGCGGGGGGTGGCAGCCTGCTGACTCTTTACCTTGGGCTTGAGTTGTTATCGCTCAGTTTATACGCATTAGTTGCTATGCACAGACACTCAACTCTTGCCTCTGAAGCTGCAGTCAAATATTTCGTGATGGGAGCAATTGCCAGCGGCTTCCTGCTGTATGGAATGTCTATGGTCTACGGGGTTACGGGCAAAATACACATCACTGATATTGCGCTCTATTTAGAAACTAATCAGGCCAGCCTGACGTTACGCTTTGGTCTGGTCTTTATGGTGGTTGCGATGGCTTTTAAATTTGGAGCTGTGCCGTTCCAGATGTGGGTACCAGATGTATATCATGGTGCGCCAACATCGGTGACTGCCTTTATTGCCTCAGCGCCCAAAATTGCAGCTTTTGCATTGATTATTCGAATCTTAGGATATGGCTTTGAGCAGGTATTGCTGGACTGGCAAGGAATGCTGATCATCATGGCCACATTGTCGATAGTAATAGGTAATCTGGTGGCGCTGGCTCAGGATAACATCAAACGACTGCTAGCCTATTCGGCGATTGCTCATGTGGGTTATTTCCTGCTTGGAATAATTGCTGGAACAGGTGCCGGTTATTCTGCTTCATTCTTTTACATCATTACCTATGCCATTATGTCGTTAGGAGGCTTTGGTTGTTTGATTTACCTGGCCAAAGGAAAGAGCGAGGTTCATTTAATCAGTGAGCTAAAAGGACTCGGGCAACGTAATCCCTGGGGAGGCCTGTTAATAAGTTCCCTATTTCTGTCGATGGCAGGTATTCCACCGTTTGTTGGGTTCTGGGCGAAACTGGAAGTCATTCGAGCAATATTGGAAGCCGATTTAGTCTGGCTTGCTGTATTGGCAGCGCTTATGTCAGTGGTGGGGCTTTTCTATTACCTTAAGGTGGTTAAAGTGATATTTTTTGATAGCCCGGACAGTGAAATCAAAGTTAAAGCAGAGCGTGAGCTACGTTTAGCCTTGGGTATTACAGCCGTTGCGGTAGTTGCACTTGGTTTATTCCCGGCACAGCTTCTGGAAGTTTGCCGCCAAGCTTTTCAGTACCTCTAG
- a CDS encoding NADH-quinone oxidoreductase subunit M: MLEQLPILSLLIWIPVIGGLVIMFGPGDRLLAVSQRLGLLLGILTLFLSCWLAWAFATDTAQMQFLESSRWIPSLNIHYALAIDGISLPLIILTSLIGLLVLISATAAIKKRQSQYFAAVLMLTGLMNGVFAAQDAILFYVFWEAMLIPMFLLIGIWGGPNRVYATVKFFLFTFFGSIFMLVALIYMGREADSFAISDLQKLPLSLTEQKWIFFAFLVAFAVKIPMFPVHTWLPDAHVEAPTGGSVILAAIMLKMGGYGFLRFSLPVTPDAVAEYAYWIILFSLIAIVYIGLVALAQKDMKKLIAYSSIAHMGFVTLGTFIIVYLTASQAQSMALQGAMVQMISHGLVSGALFFSIGVLYDRMHSREIADYGGVVNSMPIFASLLMLFILANAGLPGTSGFVGEFFVIIASFQADWRIAMVAALTLILAAAYSLWVYKRVIFGKTASEAVARLEDVTKRERLVLFTLAILIIALGVYPQPLIEIMQPSLEKIIESATLTKIGGLG, from the coding sequence TGTTTGGGCCGGGTGACCGACTACTGGCGGTTAGCCAGCGCCTAGGTCTTTTACTCGGCATCCTCACGTTATTTTTAAGCTGTTGGCTAGCCTGGGCATTTGCTACTGATACCGCGCAGATGCAGTTCCTAGAAAGCAGCCGTTGGATTCCTTCGCTAAATATTCACTATGCCCTGGCGATTGATGGCATATCGCTGCCGCTGATTATTTTGACCAGTCTGATTGGCCTTTTGGTACTTATAAGTGCAACAGCTGCAATCAAAAAGCGTCAGTCGCAATACTTTGCCGCCGTGCTGATGTTGACTGGTCTTATGAATGGGGTGTTTGCCGCGCAAGACGCCATTCTGTTCTATGTTTTCTGGGAAGCAATGTTGATTCCGATGTTTCTGTTGATCGGAATCTGGGGTGGTCCCAACCGGGTTTATGCCACCGTTAAATTTTTCCTGTTCACTTTCTTCGGTTCAATTTTCATGCTGGTGGCACTGATCTATATGGGCCGCGAGGCTGATAGCTTTGCCATTAGTGACTTGCAGAAGCTACCCTTATCATTAACCGAGCAGAAATGGATTTTCTTTGCTTTTCTGGTGGCCTTTGCTGTAAAAATTCCGATGTTCCCGGTGCATACCTGGCTGCCGGATGCTCACGTTGAAGCACCAACTGGCGGTTCAGTGATCCTGGCAGCAATAATGCTGAAAATGGGCGGTTATGGTTTTTTAAGATTCAGTTTGCCTGTGACTCCCGACGCTGTGGCGGAATATGCATACTGGATTATTTTGTTTTCCCTTATTGCAATTGTGTATATCGGCCTAGTTGCCTTGGCGCAAAAAGATATGAAAAAGCTAATCGCCTATTCGTCGATAGCGCATATGGGATTTGTTACGCTCGGTACCTTCATTATTGTATATTTGACAGCCAGCCAGGCACAGTCGATGGCTCTGCAGGGAGCTATGGTACAAATGATTTCGCATGGGTTAGTTTCAGGAGCTCTATTCTTTTCGATTGGCGTGTTGTATGACCGCATGCACAGTCGTGAGATTGCTGATTATGGTGGCGTCGTAAACTCGATGCCTATTTTTGCCTCGCTGTTAATGTTATTTATTCTGGCAAATGCGGGACTACCTGGCACATCAGGTTTTGTGGGAGAATTCTTTGTCATTATTGCTTCGTTCCAGGCGGACTGGCGAATTGCGATGGTGGCAGCCCTGACACTAATTCTTGCGGCGGCCTACAGCCTGTGGGTTTATAAGCGTGTCATTTTTGGCAAGACAGCCAGTGAAGCCGTTGCCCGACTTGAGGATGTAACTAAGCGTGAACGTTTAGTTCTGTTTACTTTGGCGATTCTGATTATTGCCCTGGGCGTCTATCCGCAACCATTGATTGAAATTATGCAGCCAAGCCTTGAAAAAATTATTGAATCAGCAACATTGACTAAAATCGGGGGGCTTGGATGA